One region of Puniceicoccaceae bacterium genomic DNA includes:
- a CDS encoding HAD-IIIC family phosphatase, which translates to MSTDTPSSELSSEIKCLVWDLDDTLWSGTLAEGDTVKLRPECEALIRTLDGRGILQSIASRNDSQAAWQQLQSFGLDAFFLYPQIHWQHKSASIQQIAKALNIGLDAIAFVDDQAYEREEVHFHLPEVRVFDAALIPTLAARPEFNPSCLSDEARKRRERYQTDQRRQQAEACFQGNHEAFLRSLSMELKISRASEQDLDRLHELTQRTHQLNTTGITFSAHELRTLLHDANHELWVLTLHDRFGSYGKIGVVLIEKHPAEWCIRLLLLSCRVMTRGIGSPLISWVQNRAHTAGVALAADFLPTDRNRTMYLTYKLAGFVEIDATAQPLKLRCNLNQHIPLPDYLRIDILEPEDRTEDK; encoded by the coding sequence ATGTCCACCGACACTCCCTCTTCTGAGCTGTCCTCTGAGATCAAGTGCCTGGTGTGGGATCTCGACGACACACTTTGGTCCGGCACTCTTGCCGAAGGGGATACTGTCAAGCTGCGTCCGGAATGCGAGGCACTCATCCGTACACTCGATGGACGGGGCATCCTGCAGTCCATTGCCAGCCGCAATGATTCACAGGCAGCCTGGCAGCAGCTTCAATCCTTCGGACTCGATGCCTTTTTTCTTTATCCTCAAATCCACTGGCAGCACAAATCCGCCTCCATTCAACAGATTGCGAAGGCACTCAACATCGGTCTGGATGCCATCGCCTTTGTCGATGACCAGGCATACGAACGGGAGGAGGTGCATTTTCACCTTCCGGAAGTTCGTGTTTTTGATGCCGCCCTCATTCCCACCCTCGCCGCACGTCCCGAGTTCAATCCATCGTGCCTCAGTGATGAGGCGCGCAAACGGCGCGAACGCTATCAAACCGATCAGCGCCGCCAGCAGGCGGAAGCCTGCTTTCAGGGCAACCACGAAGCCTTCCTGCGCTCCCTGAGCATGGAACTGAAAATCAGCCGTGCAAGCGAACAGGATCTGGATCGCCTTCATGAATTGACCCAACGTACCCACCAGCTCAATACAACAGGCATCACTTTCAGCGCACACGAACTGAGAACCCTCCTGCACGATGCGAACCATGAACTCTGGGTGCTCACACTCCATGACCGATTCGGTTCCTATGGCAAGATCGGTGTGGTTCTCATCGAGAAGCATCCTGCAGAGTGGTGCATCCGGCTGCTGCTGCTCTCCTGTCGCGTCATGACACGCGGCATTGGTTCGCCGCTGATCAGCTGGGTGCAGAATCGGGCGCACACCGCAGGTGTTGCACTGGCTGCAGACTTTCTTCCCACCGACCGCAACCGCACCATGTATCTGACCTACAAGCTTGCCGGGTTCGTGGAAATCGACGCAACCGCTCAGCCACTCAAACTGCGCTGTAATCTGAATCAGCACATTCCTCTGCCCGACTACCTGCGCATTGACATCCTTGAGCCGGAAGACCGCACCGAAGACAAATAG
- a CDS encoding response regulator, whose amino-acid sequence MTQISDPLPSIDFTMEVDSENGIRVLILDPTSSAWKAWETQLDSRGLRLNVVSGAAMLDEGAIAQADILVISVEFEADGGFVCCERIREGKENPEIPIIMMSSSRSLEERSRAFKVGANDFMQKPFPLEEFLARVHSHVNTAKLREALRKSNNRLETKVKERTQELERANDALNVANERLSSIGRLKSRFLDIISHELRTPLNGILGAMDLIKSEWVEEPDEELEEIYETSKSRLLSLIQDSMLLGQMESMVDTVEAHWIDLDAIVNPVMAAIPHSRKSDESQRLGTLQSLVPPELFALAIEKLGEMVTRFAAAGEVIWHCAEREHEMEIHIFLKDVSVPESLLDHFFEPFEVSEHETIAGDLGLRPALVGEMLKLAQGTIRLCNEGSSGLKFEVCLPKSPER is encoded by the coding sequence ATGACACAGATTTCAGATCCACTTCCGTCGATCGATTTCACCATGGAGGTGGATTCCGAGAACGGCATTCGCGTCCTGATTCTGGACCCAACCTCGAGTGCCTGGAAGGCATGGGAAACCCAGCTGGATTCCCGTGGCCTGCGGTTGAATGTGGTTTCGGGTGCTGCGATGTTGGATGAAGGTGCGATTGCGCAGGCGGACATTCTCGTGATCAGTGTCGAATTTGAAGCAGATGGTGGTTTTGTGTGCTGTGAGCGGATTCGGGAAGGCAAGGAGAATCCGGAGATTCCAATCATCATGATGAGTTCGTCGCGTTCGCTCGAAGAGCGATCACGGGCCTTTAAGGTCGGCGCGAATGATTTCATGCAGAAACCGTTTCCGCTCGAGGAGTTTTTGGCTCGAGTGCATTCGCATGTGAATACTGCCAAATTGAGGGAGGCACTCCGCAAGTCGAACAATCGATTGGAGACCAAGGTGAAGGAACGCACGCAGGAACTTGAGAGGGCCAATGATGCGCTCAATGTCGCAAACGAGCGATTGAGTTCCATTGGGCGCCTGAAGAGTCGCTTTCTTGATATCATCTCCCACGAACTGCGCACCCCTTTGAACGGGATTCTGGGAGCCATGGATTTGATCAAATCGGAGTGGGTTGAAGAACCGGACGAGGAGTTGGAGGAAATCTATGAGACTTCGAAGTCCCGCCTGTTGAGTCTGATTCAGGACAGCATGTTGCTCGGGCAGATGGAATCCATGGTGGACACAGTCGAGGCGCATTGGATTGATTTGGATGCCATCGTCAATCCGGTGATGGCGGCCATTCCGCACTCACGCAAATCCGATGAATCTCAGAGATTGGGAACTCTCCAGAGTCTGGTTCCCCCGGAGTTGTTTGCACTTGCAATCGAGAAGCTTGGCGAAATGGTGACACGCTTTGCAGCTGCCGGGGAGGTGATTTGGCATTGTGCGGAGCGGGAGCATGAGATGGAAATCCACATTTTCCTGAAGGATGTATCCGTTCCTGAGAGTCTGCTGGATCACTTTTTTGAACCCTTTGAAGTCAGCGAGCATGAGACCATTGCGGGTGATTTGGGACTGCGGCCTGCGCTGGTAGGGGAAATGCTGAAGTTGGCACAAGGTACGATACGCTTGTGCAATGAGGGTTCGAGTGGACTCAAATTTGAAGTATGCCTCCCGAAAAGCCCTGAGCGGTAG
- a CDS encoding lysylphosphatidylglycerol synthase transmembrane domain-containing protein, with protein sequence MNCPSPSPPRLRRWLSYALGGLLCSATIGFLLLKLTTPSFEWRQLAVLPAKGVLSLVLMVVTAWICNGLRTWRLSHIVGHPIRLVKAVGITLSMEFAIAATPAGFGGMVTRVALQKKQGIPYAASTAMMTADWVADLLFFAILTPVGIWQLAGLAAQWDLNWRVPGLLALALLACVLIGCCAWSVREKMRSWIPARYRYIWRARWSRLAETVSEHLQSVKQCARMVGSSHRMDYLWVLLFASVQWTCRYGILVVIFVLLGQSIPPVLLMLLQGSLFLLGLVVVLPGGGGSVEVLSTVALSPLVGVQSATLAVVIWRFFTYYLYLMGGGGAFLLNARTLFAK encoded by the coding sequence ATGAATTGTCCGTCACCCTCGCCACCCCGCCTGCGTCGATGGTTGAGTTATGCCCTCGGCGGCCTGCTCTGCTCGGCAACGATCGGGTTTCTGCTTTTGAAATTGACGACGCCCTCGTTTGAATGGCGCCAGTTGGCGGTACTGCCTGCCAAAGGGGTGCTGTCGCTTGTGTTGATGGTTGTGACGGCGTGGATCTGCAATGGATTGAGGACCTGGCGGCTTTCCCATATTGTGGGGCATCCCATCCGACTGGTAAAAGCAGTGGGAATCACGCTTTCGATGGAGTTTGCGATTGCAGCGACTCCAGCAGGGTTTGGAGGCATGGTGACGCGAGTCGCACTCCAGAAGAAGCAGGGCATTCCCTATGCGGCATCCACTGCCATGATGACTGCGGACTGGGTGGCGGATTTACTGTTTTTCGCGATATTGACTCCGGTGGGAATCTGGCAGCTGGCTGGGCTGGCAGCTCAGTGGGATCTGAACTGGCGTGTTCCAGGGCTGCTTGCATTGGCATTGCTTGCATGCGTTCTGATCGGGTGTTGCGCGTGGAGCGTTCGTGAGAAAATGCGCAGTTGGATACCGGCCAGGTATCGTTACATCTGGAGGGCGAGGTGGAGTCGTCTGGCTGAAACCGTTAGCGAACACCTACAGTCGGTCAAGCAATGCGCGCGCATGGTGGGCTCGAGTCATCGAATGGATTACTTGTGGGTGCTATTGTTTGCGAGTGTGCAATGGACCTGTCGCTACGGCATACTGGTGGTGATTTTCGTTTTGCTGGGTCAGTCCATACCCCCGGTTTTGCTGATGCTGCTTCAGGGAAGCCTGTTCCTGCTCGGACTGGTAGTAGTGCTTCCGGGAGGAGGTGGATCCGTTGAGGTACTTTCTACGGTGGCCCTTTCGCCACTGGTGGGTGTCCAGAGTGCCACACTTGCGGTCGTGATCTGGCGGTTTTTCACGTATTACCTTTATCTGATGGGCGGTGGCGGAGCCTTTTTGCTGAATGCCAGAACGTTGTTTGCGAAGTGA